From Allofrancisella guangzhouensis, a single genomic window includes:
- a CDS encoding TA system antitoxin ParD family protein has protein sequence MALSVRLSDDLVIKAKTIAKVMHRSCASQIEHWAMIGRIVEENPDLPYDFVIGSLVAKAEMDNGLVEDYEFEN, from the coding sequence ATGGCTTTGTCAGTTAGATTATCAGATGATTTAGTAATTAAAGCAAAAACAATAGCTAAGGTTATGCACCGATCTTGTGCAAGCCAAATAGAACATTGGGCTATGATTGGTAGAATTGTAGAAGAAAACCCGGACCTGCCTTATGATTTTGTTATTGGAAGTTTAGTAGCAAAAGCTGAGATGGATAATGGACTGGTAGAAGATTATGAGTTTGAAAATTAA
- a CDS encoding endoglucanase — translation MKKIIGFVLLASLSFTGIYAKNLQLMQSNIQNTQEENSSSQKNSTDSNTLLKQYREQG, via the coding sequence ATGAAAAAAATTATAGGCTTTGTGTTATTAGCATCCTTGTCTTTTACTGGGATTTACGCAAAAAATTTACAACTAATGCAATCCAATATACAAAATACTCAAGAGGAAAACTCTTCTTCTCAGAAAAATAGTACTGACTCTAACACTCTATTAAAACAATATAGGGAACAAGGCTAA
- a CDS encoding type II toxin-antitoxin system RelE/ParE family toxin, which translates to MSLKIKQTNTFKKYIKKLSIKDKKEVDNAVKLIASNPSIGEQKKGDLDFLRVYKFKINNQLILLGYNYNDETITLTLLKIGSHENFYRDIRKVSF; encoded by the coding sequence ATGAGTTTGAAAATTAAACAAACCAATACGTTCAAAAAATATATAAAAAAACTATCTATCAAAGATAAAAAAGAAGTAGATAACGCTGTAAAACTTATCGCTAGCAATCCCAGTATAGGAGAACAAAAGAAAGGAGATTTAGACTTTTTAAGAGTGTACAAGTTCAAAATAAATAATCAGCTTATACTGCTTGGCTATAACTATAATGACGAAACTATTACATTAACATTATTAAAAATTGGCTCACATGAAAATTTCTATAGAGACATAAGAAAGGTTTCTTTCTAA